Below is a window of Leisingera sp. S132 DNA.
CGCGTCGTCTGCCTCGGTGGCAACCCCCACAGTACTTTCAGGGTAAAACAGGTTCGGATCGCGGCGACGCTGAATTGGCACCGGCGACCGCGCTTGCCAACCGGCGGCGGCGTCCAGATCATCCTCGGATCAAACCAGATGATCAGAGATCCGTGTTGCTTCAGTGCTTCATTGAAAGACGACCGGTTCGTGGTCTTGTATCTCGTAGGGGCCCAACTGCTCATGCATCCCAGCTATCACGCTGGATTCACGCAGTGAATCCCTCACCCGATTTGTACAAAAAAGGCCAATCAGCCACCTATTCGCAAATCAAAAGGGAGTTTCTCAACAATCTCGGCTTGAGACAGCCGTTCGCTGCGTTGGCTCATAATGCCGCCTTTGATTTCATGCAGGCAAAGCGCTCGCCTTGCCTGCATGCCGCAGTCAGTTCGCAACCGGACCCTCAGAGGTGAACTTCGGAATGACGCTGTCAGAGGCAGCCTTGGGCTCGATGCCCGGCCAGTTGCCTTCGGCCAGGTTAATGTTGCCGGGGATGTCCTCTTCCCAGAAACCGACCACAACGTCGGTGATGTTCAGATAGAGCTTGTCATCGACGATACGCCACAGGTTCGGGTTGGCCGGCACCTTGCCGCCCTTGGAGACGCCGTAGGCGCAGTGGCCGTCATACTGCGGCGCATAATAGGCCGGGTTGGCGGCGAACTTGTCACGGTTCTCAGCCGAGGAGAACGCCCAGGTGGCACCGTTGTAGTCGGCGGTAAACGCCGCATTGCCGCGCACCGGGGCGGTCTGCGGCGTGCCGGGCGGATTCATCTCCAGGCTGCGGTAGGCCACCACGTCATAGCCCGACACCGCATAGCCGGTGCCATCGACGTACTGCTCGCCGGCAAAGGCCGGCAGGGCAAAGGACAGCGCTGCCGCAGCAGCAAAAACAAGACGCTTCATGAAGTCATTCCTTTCATCGGTGATCGCTTCAAATGGGGCACCGGTCCAGCGCACCGGCCTTGGCACTGACATTACTGCCGCTGCGGCAAATGCGAAGGGGGGCTCACGGCTCTGTGTCCGGGGACGAGAGGATGTGAGCAGATTGTAAAATTTCCGCGTGCAGACCTTCCAGTCATTGGAATTTCCGAAATCCCCCTTATCTCTGCCGGAACCGGTCGCCGCAGCGCGTGCGATTGAGATGCAACAGGAAACAATCAGGACAAGGCCGACAGATGAGCGATACCCCTTATACCCCGCCGAAAGTCTGGAAATGGGAACAAGCCAACGGCGGCGAGTTTGCCTCCATCAACCGCCCCATCGCCGGTGCGACCCATGACAAGGACCTGCCGGCGGGCAAGCACCCCTTCCAGCTTTACTCGCTGGCGACCCCGAACGGGGTGAAGGTCACCGTGATGTTCGAGGAACTGCTGGCCGCAGGCCACAAGGAAGCCGAATATGACGCCTGGCTGATCCAGATCGGGGATGGTGACCAGTTCGGTTCCGGCTTTGTCGATGTGAACCCGAATTCCAAGATCCCGGCCCTGCTGGACCGCAGCGGCGCGGAACCGGTGCGGGTCTTCGAAAGCGGCTCGATCCTTCTGCATCTGGCAGAGAAGTTCAGCGCTTTCCTGCCCAAGGCGGGCGCGGCCCGCACCGAGACCCTGAACTGGCTGTTCTGGCAGATGGGCAGCGCGCCCTACCTGGGCGGCGGTTTCGGCCATTTCTATGCCTATGCGCCGGAGAAATTCCAGTATCCGATCGACCGTTTCACCATGGAAACCAAGCGCCAGCTGGATGTGCTGGACCGGCAGCTGGCAGAGCGCGAGTTCATTGCGGGTGACGAATACACGATCGCCGATATTGCCATCTGGCCCTGGTACGGCCAGCTGGTTCTGGGCCGCAACTATGGCGACGCGGCCGAGTTCCTGGATGCGGCGAGCTACACCAACGTGGTCCGCTGGGCCAAGGCCATCGACGCCCGTCCGGCGGTGCAGCGCGGCCGCATGGTGAACCGCACCTCCGGCGACCCGGCCATGCAGCTGCATGAGCGCCACGACGCCAGCGACTTCGAGACCCGCACCCAGGACAAGCTGGAAGCGGCAGAGTAACCGTCCCACCCTGCAATAGGCAGGTTTCAGACAGTCAAAGCGCCCGCTGCGCAGCGGGCGCTTTCTTTTCCGGCTACATCCAGCCCACCTGCGTCAGGGCGTGCACGTCGTTCCAGACCTTGGTCATGTGGCGGATCTTGCCGCCATCGAAGTCCAGAACATAGACGTAGTCCGAGGCAACCGTCTTGCCCGTCGGCGCGCCGTTGCCGGCATCCACCGTATGGGTGCCATGGAACACCGCAAACAGGATCGCGCGGCTGGCGTCCTCATCGACCGTCAGGGATTTGAACTCTGCATGGGCATCCGGCATCGGGGTCAGCAGCCCCTTAGCCCATTCGGTGTAATCCGCCAGCGTGCTGATCTCCGCCAGCGCATCCGCCTGGACGGAGAATGTGGCGTCCGGGGTGCACCATTCCCGGCACACCTCCCACCCTTTGCCCGCGTCACAAGCCTCGCAGAAATCATGTGCGGTTTGTTTGATGGACATCGTTTCCCCTCCCTGCTGAGTTGCCGGGCACGGGCCGCAGCCCTGCCCTTGCAGCAGCAGATAAGGCGAAATCGGCGGGGGGCGAGAAATGCCTACCTGAGCCGCGGCGGTTTATCCGGGTCGCTGCCGGGTGTGACGGGTTTGATTTCCTGCGGCGCCTTGGGCTGCGGCAGGTCAAAGCGCAGACCGGCGCGGGCCAGGCTGGCCGCCACCGGGTCCTCTGCCTCGAAGAAGCCCACATCCATCGCCCCGGCCTCGATGCCGGAGAAGGTCAGCGCCTCGCTGGCGGCCTTGGCGAGCGAGGCCTGCGCTGCCTCCTTGGCGCCGACAAAGCCCAGCAGATGCCCCTGCCCGCCGCACTTGTAGCGGACCCCGGCCAGATAAGCCGCCGCCGCCAGCCCGCCCGCGGTTGCAAGCTTGGCGTCCAGCGCCGTCAGCAGCGCCTCCGGAAGGCCCTTGGGCGCGGTGAATTCAGTGACGCCTGCCTCGACTTCCTCTGGCGCGTGACCCAGGGTCTGGTGCAGCCAGCTGATGGCCTCAGCCGGGATCAGGAAGGCAGAGGGCGCCACCTCCAGGTTCAACCCAAGCCCGATCCCCTGCCCGGCCAGCATCTGGCAAATCACCCGGCCCGACAGCGCCGCGTATGGAACCGCCTCGCCGGCAAATCGCGCCAGCCGTTCCTCGCGGTCAAAGACCAGCACAAAGGCACCGTCGGGGGTGTCAAACAGAACCGGCGAAATCTGCTCCCCGGCGGCCTCCTCCTCCAGCATCAGGAACAGCTCTGCATCCGCCAGCCGCTCATAGAAGCGCAGCCGGGCGGCATCATCCTCGGGCGCGGCTTCCATCGCGGCATGGGCCAGATCCAGCGGGGTTTCACCTGTCATCGCATCAGCTCCTTCACCCGGGCCTGCAGAACCGGCAGCAGCTCCGCCTCGAACCAGGGGTTTTTCTTCAGCCACCCGGTATTACGCCACGAGGGATGCGGCAAGGGGAAGACCTGCGGCGCATGATCCCGCCAGCCCTGCACCAGCGCCGTCACCGGCCCCTTCAGCCCCAGGTGATAGCGTTGCGCATGGGCGCCGACCAGAACCTTCAGTTGCACCTCCGGCAGATGGTCCATCACCTGATGATGCCAGGTCCTGCCGCAGACCGCAGGCGGCGGCAGGTCGGCTTTCTTGCCGTTGTAGCCGGGAAAAC
It encodes the following:
- a CDS encoding YHS domain-containing (seleno)protein, with the protein product MKRLVFAAAAALSFALPAFAGEQYVDGTGYAVSGYDVVAYRSLEMNPPGTPQTAPVRGNAAFTADYNGATWAFSSAENRDKFAANPAYYAPQYDGHCAYGVSKGGKVPANPNLWRIVDDKLYLNITDVVVGFWEEDIPGNINLAEGNWPGIEPKAASDSVIPKFTSEGPVAN
- the yghU gene encoding glutathione-dependent disulfide-bond oxidoreductase, which produces MSDTPYTPPKVWKWEQANGGEFASINRPIAGATHDKDLPAGKHPFQLYSLATPNGVKVTVMFEELLAAGHKEAEYDAWLIQIGDGDQFGSGFVDVNPNSKIPALLDRSGAEPVRVFESGSILLHLAEKFSAFLPKAGAARTETLNWLFWQMGSAPYLGGGFGHFYAYAPEKFQYPIDRFTMETKRQLDVLDRQLAEREFIAGDEYTIADIAIWPWYGQLVLGRNYGDAAEFLDAASYTNVVRWAKAIDARPAVQRGRMVNRTSGDPAMQLHERHDASDFETRTQDKLEAAE
- a CDS encoding ester cyclase, whose product is MSIKQTAHDFCEACDAGKGWEVCREWCTPDATFSVQADALAEISTLADYTEWAKGLLTPMPDAHAEFKSLTVDEDASRAILFAVFHGTHTVDAGNGAPTGKTVASDYVYVLDFDGGKIRHMTKVWNDVHALTQVGWM
- a CDS encoding SseB family protein translates to MTGETPLDLAHAAMEAAPEDDAARLRFYERLADAELFLMLEEEAAGEQISPVLFDTPDGAFVLVFDREERLARFAGEAVPYAALSGRVICQMLAGQGIGLGLNLEVAPSAFLIPAEAISWLHQTLGHAPEEVEAGVTEFTAPKGLPEALLTALDAKLATAGGLAAAAYLAGVRYKCGGQGHLLGFVGAKEAAQASLAKAASEALTFSGIEAGAMDVGFFEAEDPVAASLARAGLRFDLPQPKAPQEIKPVTPGSDPDKPPRLR
- a CDS encoding uracil-DNA glycosylase family protein; the protein is MESSLRLKDQIRSCRICAERFAATATAHEPRPVVWFRPAARILIAGQAPGLRVHESGRPFTDPSGDRLRAWLGLSESEFYDKDRVAVVPMGFCFPGYNGKKADLPPPAVCGRTWHHQVMDHLPEVQLKVLVGAHAQRYHLGLKGPVTALVQGWRDHAPQVFPLPHPSWRNTGWLKKNPWFEAELLPVLQARVKELMR